Proteins from one Hoplias malabaricus isolate fHopMal1 chromosome 2, fHopMal1.hap1, whole genome shotgun sequence genomic window:
- the stard8 gene encoding stAR-related lipid transfer protein 8 isoform X2: protein MESSSPRRCRGCRDTSVPRRRHSNRKTSPWRHHGYELEAKEACDWLRAAGFPQYVQLYEAGSFPIDISSVRRDHMFLDHDSVRALCRRLIILNKCAAMSLEVHFRCKQSEDSEEEDTCALSSRWAFQRESKTWSRLCAIDPDDRVTTLRPSASSDSVLSDFSHLDVTSLTSDLSLSSLSLDSTRETLSQSGAVRRSSEIACIPSNDNINNVRIPNSRDNSDATDDSFSAEKKPRRASRLFMRRMDSLRRRNREKVVVATGVSTDTNSKEAGLSLCHSLDTSLPGITANKHAVTQDKHWKCHTICRTNLSQSEAPIKPQRTCLYLEDYQLAWEKPTSTNLNLFRKERRVIHLPSDHKPGTFPRSLSIESLCPAPFSECSDQIGWPGDDRDGDFSLGDSSSRSESQDFLSASFGKRRNSITSIGSVYDNVPEGLAEEENEDEASILEDGMAFQHLDAILQQVQGLQLNIHQWSESLDKQLRETSHRVDETPAETMTPTTLHFEQRSISDMGTTVSDYESAGNSLNEGDGEGEMRERRDSGVGASLTRPSRKLRWHSFQNSHRPSISSASQEINHQSTAQLNLLQKYSLLRLTAVLEKHTRQHGWSWSVPKFMKRSKVPDYKDKHVFGVPPIVNVQRSGQPLPQSIQQAMRYLRNQCLEKVGIFRKSGVKSRIQALRQLNENSPDHVTYQGQSAYDVADLLKQYFRDLPEPVLTSKLTETFLHIYQFVPECQRLQAVQSAVVLLPDENREVLQTLLYFLSDIASAQENQMTAENLAVCLAPSILHLNSHKRDGTSARLINRKGGAKPDHKDLSENMAATQCLSHMITECKKLFQVPREMVLQSRNSYVSADAQPLPLHALGVNAKGQRVDYRSYLEDNIHYLLRETAEKSKGWHSAHGPDNTELAYKKVGDCHPIRLWRVSVEIEAPPPVVLQRVLRERHLWDEDLLHSRVIESLENNTEVFHYIIDSMAPQPRRHFVVLRRWCTDLPRGMCVIISSSVDHDKVSLEAGLRAVLLTSRILIEPCGMGRSRLTHYCRADLRGRSPDWYNKVFGHLCAVEASRIRSSFPVLSARGPETKI, encoded by the exons ATGGAGAGCTCATCTCCACGGCGATGCCGTGGTTGTCGTGACACCTCGGTACCACGCCGACGCCACAGTAATCGCAAGACTTCACCATGGCGACATCATGGCTACG AGCTCGAGGCGAAGGAGgcatgtgattggctgagagctGCGGGGTTCCCTCAGTATGTTCAGCTCTATGAAG ccgGTTCGTTTCCGATCGATATCTCCTCAGTCCGCAGGGATCATATGTTCCTGGACCATGACTCCGTCCGAGCGCTGTGCAG GAGGCTGATCATCCTGAACAAATGTGCTGCTATGAGTCTGGAAGTTCACTTTCGCTGTAAGCAG AGTGAGGACTCTGAAGAGGAGGATACTTGTGCTCTGAGCTCACGTTGGGCCTTTCAGCGCGAAAGTAAGACATGGTCTCGCCTTTGCGCCATTGACCCTGATGACAGAGTCACAACTTTGCGACCTTCAGCGAGTAGCGACAGCGTTTTGAGCGACTTTAGCCATTTGGATGTGACCTCACTGACCTCCGATCTGAGCCTCAGCAGCTTGAGTTTGGATAGCACTCGGGAAACATTGTCTCAGAGCGGCGCAGTGAGAAGAAGTTCGGAAATCGCTTGTATTCCGTCTAATGACAACATAAACAATGTGCGGATTCCAAACAGTCGCGATAACAGTGATGCTACTGATGACTCCTTTTCAGCCGAAAAAAAGCCACGGCGTGCATCCAGGCTCTTCATGCGGCGGATGGACTCTTTACGGCGACGGAACCGTGAAAAAGTGGTGGTTGCTACGGGCGTCTCCACGGATACAAACTCTAAAGAGGCAGGGTTAAGTCTCTGCCACTCTCTGGATACTAGTTTGCCAGGAATCACTGCAAACAAACATGCTGTTACTCAGGATAAACATTGGAAGTGTCACACCATTTGTCGGACAaatctcagccaatcagaagctcCGATTAAGCCCCAAAGGACGTGTCTTTATTTGGAGGACTATCAGCTCGCATGGGAGAAGCCAACATCGACCAATCTGAATTTATTTAGAAAAGAGAGACGTGTCATCCACCTTCCCTCAGATCACAAACCAGGCACCTTCCCCAGGTCTCTGTCAATTGAGAGCCTTTGCCCCGCCCCTTTCTCAGAATGCAGCGACCAGATTGGCTGGCCGGGAGATGACAGAGATGGAGACTTCTCATTGGGCGACAGCAGCAGCCGCAGCGAGTCGCAGGACTTTCTCTCTGCTTCTTTCGGGAAGAGGAGAAACTCCATAACTTCCATCGGGAGTGTCTATGACAACGTTCCAGAAGGTTTGgcagaagaagaaaatgaagatGAAGCATCCATCCTCGAGGATGGAATGGCATTccagcatctggatgccattcTGCAGCAGGTCCAAGGTCTCCAGCTGAACATACATCAGTGGTCAGAGTCTTTGGACAAGCAGCTCAGAGAAACATCTCACCGAGTGGATGAGACCCCGGCCGAGACAATGACCCCCACGACCCTCCACTTTGAGCAGCGCTCCATCTCTGACATGGGGACAACTGTCAGCGATTACGAGAGTGCAGGAAACTCGCTGAACGAGGGAGACGGGGagggagaaatgagagagaggagagactctGGAGTTGGAGCATCTCTAACTCGACCCAgcag gaagtTACGGTGGCACAGTTTTCAGAACTCTCACCGTCCGAGTATCTCGTCTGCATCTCAGGAGATAAACCACCAGTCAACGGCTCAGCTCAATCTCCTTCAGAAATACAGCCTCCTGAGACTGACCGCTGTCCTCGAGAAACACACAAGGCAACATGGCTGGAGctg GTCTGTGCCAAAATTTATGAAGCGTTCAAAGGTTCCCGACTACAAAGACAAACACGTGTTTGGAGTCCCACCGATCGTTAACGTCCAGCGCAGCGGTCAGCCGCTTCCTCAGAGCATCCAACAGGCAATGAGGTACCTCCGCAACCAGTGTCTGGAgaag gtggGAATTTTCCGGAAGTCTGGCGTTAAATCCCGAATCCAGGCGCTCCGGCAGCTGAATGAGAATTCTCCTGATCATGTGACCTATCAGGGCCAATCAGCTTACGACGTGGCGGACCTGCTGAAGCAGTATTTTAGAGACTTACCTGAACCTGTCCTCACCTCCAAACTCACTGAGACCTTTCTGCACATCtaccagt TTGTTCCAGAGTGCCAGAGACTGCAGGCAGTCCAATCAGCGGTGGTCCTCCTGCCCGATGAGAACCGCGAGGTCCTGCAAACACTGCTGTATTTCCTCAGTGATATTGCGTCTGCGCAAGAAAACCAGATGACTGCAGAGAACCTGGCAGTCTGTCTGGCTCCATCCATTCTCCATCTCAACTCCCACAAACGAGATGGAACATctgccag gTTGATCAACAGGAAGGGTGGAGCCAAACCTGACCACAAAGACCTGAGTGAGAACATGGCAGCAACCCAGTGCCTGAGTCACATGATCACAGAGTGCAAGAAGCTTTTTCAG GTCCCTCGAGAGATGGTGCTGCAGTCTCGCAACTCGTACGTCTCCGCGGATGCTCAGCCTCTCCCGCTGCACGCGCTCGGAGTGAACGCCAAGGGGCAGCGTGTGGACTACCGTTCCTACCTGGAAGACAACATTCACTATCTACTCCGAGAGACTGCGGAGAAGAGCAAAGGATGGCACTCAGCTCACGGCCCTGACAACACAGAGCTGGCTTATAagaag GTCGGAGACTGCCACCCGATTCGGCTATGGCGTGTCTCCGTGGAGATCGAGGCCCCACCTCCTGTGGTTCTACAGCGTGTTCTGAGAGAACGTCACCTGTGGGATGAGGATTTACTGCACAGTCGTGTGATCGAGAGCCTTGAGAACAACACAGAGGTGTTCCATTACATCATCGACAGCATGGCACCACAACCACGACGACACTTCGTAGTGCTCAG GCGTTGGTGTACTGATCTCCCGCGAGGCATGTGTGTTATCATTTCTTCATCTGTGGACCATGACAAAGTGTCGTTGGAGGCGGGGCTAAGGGCGGTGCTTCTTACATCCCGTATTCTGATTGAGCCATGTGGAATGGGGCGGAGCAGACTCACACACTACTGCAGAGCAGACCTACG ggggcgcTCTCCAGACTGGTATAATAAAGTGTTCGGACACCTGTGTGCAGTCGAAGCGTCTCGTATCCGGAGCTCTTTTCCAGTTCTCTCCGCTCGAGGACCTGAGACTAAAATCTGA
- the stard8 gene encoding stAR-related lipid transfer protein 8 isoform X1, whose product MEKASNQDKRERRSEREKKSVAYRALTALRRKHTRTHTEELEAKEACDWLRAAGFPQYVQLYEAGSFPIDISSVRRDHMFLDHDSVRALCRRLIILNKCAAMSLEVHFRCKQSEDSEEEDTCALSSRWAFQRESKTWSRLCAIDPDDRVTTLRPSASSDSVLSDFSHLDVTSLTSDLSLSSLSLDSTRETLSQSGAVRRSSEIACIPSNDNINNVRIPNSRDNSDATDDSFSAEKKPRRASRLFMRRMDSLRRRNREKVVVATGVSTDTNSKEAGLSLCHSLDTSLPGITANKHAVTQDKHWKCHTICRTNLSQSEAPIKPQRTCLYLEDYQLAWEKPTSTNLNLFRKERRVIHLPSDHKPGTFPRSLSIESLCPAPFSECSDQIGWPGDDRDGDFSLGDSSSRSESQDFLSASFGKRRNSITSIGSVYDNVPEGLAEEENEDEASILEDGMAFQHLDAILQQVQGLQLNIHQWSESLDKQLRETSHRVDETPAETMTPTTLHFEQRSISDMGTTVSDYESAGNSLNEGDGEGEMRERRDSGVGASLTRPSRKLRWHSFQNSHRPSISSASQEINHQSTAQLNLLQKYSLLRLTAVLEKHTRQHGWSWSVPKFMKRSKVPDYKDKHVFGVPPIVNVQRSGQPLPQSIQQAMRYLRNQCLEKVGIFRKSGVKSRIQALRQLNENSPDHVTYQGQSAYDVADLLKQYFRDLPEPVLTSKLTETFLHIYQFVPECQRLQAVQSAVVLLPDENREVLQTLLYFLSDIASAQENQMTAENLAVCLAPSILHLNSHKRDGTSARLINRKGGAKPDHKDLSENMAATQCLSHMITECKKLFQVPREMVLQSRNSYVSADAQPLPLHALGVNAKGQRVDYRSYLEDNIHYLLRETAEKSKGWHSAHGPDNTELAYKKVGDCHPIRLWRVSVEIEAPPPVVLQRVLRERHLWDEDLLHSRVIESLENNTEVFHYIIDSMAPQPRRHFVVLRRWCTDLPRGMCVIISSSVDHDKVSLEAGLRAVLLTSRILIEPCGMGRSRLTHYCRADLRGRSPDWYNKVFGHLCAVEASRIRSSFPVLSARGPETKI is encoded by the exons ATGGAGAAAGCGAGTAATCAAGATAAGAGAGAGcgaaggagtgagagagaaaagaagagtgTGGCGTACAGAGCTCTAACGGCGCTGAGGAGAAAACACACTCGGACACACACAGAGG AGCTCGAGGCGAAGGAGgcatgtgattggctgagagctGCGGGGTTCCCTCAGTATGTTCAGCTCTATGAAG ccgGTTCGTTTCCGATCGATATCTCCTCAGTCCGCAGGGATCATATGTTCCTGGACCATGACTCCGTCCGAGCGCTGTGCAG GAGGCTGATCATCCTGAACAAATGTGCTGCTATGAGTCTGGAAGTTCACTTTCGCTGTAAGCAG AGTGAGGACTCTGAAGAGGAGGATACTTGTGCTCTGAGCTCACGTTGGGCCTTTCAGCGCGAAAGTAAGACATGGTCTCGCCTTTGCGCCATTGACCCTGATGACAGAGTCACAACTTTGCGACCTTCAGCGAGTAGCGACAGCGTTTTGAGCGACTTTAGCCATTTGGATGTGACCTCACTGACCTCCGATCTGAGCCTCAGCAGCTTGAGTTTGGATAGCACTCGGGAAACATTGTCTCAGAGCGGCGCAGTGAGAAGAAGTTCGGAAATCGCTTGTATTCCGTCTAATGACAACATAAACAATGTGCGGATTCCAAACAGTCGCGATAACAGTGATGCTACTGATGACTCCTTTTCAGCCGAAAAAAAGCCACGGCGTGCATCCAGGCTCTTCATGCGGCGGATGGACTCTTTACGGCGACGGAACCGTGAAAAAGTGGTGGTTGCTACGGGCGTCTCCACGGATACAAACTCTAAAGAGGCAGGGTTAAGTCTCTGCCACTCTCTGGATACTAGTTTGCCAGGAATCACTGCAAACAAACATGCTGTTACTCAGGATAAACATTGGAAGTGTCACACCATTTGTCGGACAaatctcagccaatcagaagctcCGATTAAGCCCCAAAGGACGTGTCTTTATTTGGAGGACTATCAGCTCGCATGGGAGAAGCCAACATCGACCAATCTGAATTTATTTAGAAAAGAGAGACGTGTCATCCACCTTCCCTCAGATCACAAACCAGGCACCTTCCCCAGGTCTCTGTCAATTGAGAGCCTTTGCCCCGCCCCTTTCTCAGAATGCAGCGACCAGATTGGCTGGCCGGGAGATGACAGAGATGGAGACTTCTCATTGGGCGACAGCAGCAGCCGCAGCGAGTCGCAGGACTTTCTCTCTGCTTCTTTCGGGAAGAGGAGAAACTCCATAACTTCCATCGGGAGTGTCTATGACAACGTTCCAGAAGGTTTGgcagaagaagaaaatgaagatGAAGCATCCATCCTCGAGGATGGAATGGCATTccagcatctggatgccattcTGCAGCAGGTCCAAGGTCTCCAGCTGAACATACATCAGTGGTCAGAGTCTTTGGACAAGCAGCTCAGAGAAACATCTCACCGAGTGGATGAGACCCCGGCCGAGACAATGACCCCCACGACCCTCCACTTTGAGCAGCGCTCCATCTCTGACATGGGGACAACTGTCAGCGATTACGAGAGTGCAGGAAACTCGCTGAACGAGGGAGACGGGGagggagaaatgagagagaggagagactctGGAGTTGGAGCATCTCTAACTCGACCCAgcag gaagtTACGGTGGCACAGTTTTCAGAACTCTCACCGTCCGAGTATCTCGTCTGCATCTCAGGAGATAAACCACCAGTCAACGGCTCAGCTCAATCTCCTTCAGAAATACAGCCTCCTGAGACTGACCGCTGTCCTCGAGAAACACACAAGGCAACATGGCTGGAGctg GTCTGTGCCAAAATTTATGAAGCGTTCAAAGGTTCCCGACTACAAAGACAAACACGTGTTTGGAGTCCCACCGATCGTTAACGTCCAGCGCAGCGGTCAGCCGCTTCCTCAGAGCATCCAACAGGCAATGAGGTACCTCCGCAACCAGTGTCTGGAgaag gtggGAATTTTCCGGAAGTCTGGCGTTAAATCCCGAATCCAGGCGCTCCGGCAGCTGAATGAGAATTCTCCTGATCATGTGACCTATCAGGGCCAATCAGCTTACGACGTGGCGGACCTGCTGAAGCAGTATTTTAGAGACTTACCTGAACCTGTCCTCACCTCCAAACTCACTGAGACCTTTCTGCACATCtaccagt TTGTTCCAGAGTGCCAGAGACTGCAGGCAGTCCAATCAGCGGTGGTCCTCCTGCCCGATGAGAACCGCGAGGTCCTGCAAACACTGCTGTATTTCCTCAGTGATATTGCGTCTGCGCAAGAAAACCAGATGACTGCAGAGAACCTGGCAGTCTGTCTGGCTCCATCCATTCTCCATCTCAACTCCCACAAACGAGATGGAACATctgccag gTTGATCAACAGGAAGGGTGGAGCCAAACCTGACCACAAAGACCTGAGTGAGAACATGGCAGCAACCCAGTGCCTGAGTCACATGATCACAGAGTGCAAGAAGCTTTTTCAG GTCCCTCGAGAGATGGTGCTGCAGTCTCGCAACTCGTACGTCTCCGCGGATGCTCAGCCTCTCCCGCTGCACGCGCTCGGAGTGAACGCCAAGGGGCAGCGTGTGGACTACCGTTCCTACCTGGAAGACAACATTCACTATCTACTCCGAGAGACTGCGGAGAAGAGCAAAGGATGGCACTCAGCTCACGGCCCTGACAACACAGAGCTGGCTTATAagaag GTCGGAGACTGCCACCCGATTCGGCTATGGCGTGTCTCCGTGGAGATCGAGGCCCCACCTCCTGTGGTTCTACAGCGTGTTCTGAGAGAACGTCACCTGTGGGATGAGGATTTACTGCACAGTCGTGTGATCGAGAGCCTTGAGAACAACACAGAGGTGTTCCATTACATCATCGACAGCATGGCACCACAACCACGACGACACTTCGTAGTGCTCAG GCGTTGGTGTACTGATCTCCCGCGAGGCATGTGTGTTATCATTTCTTCATCTGTGGACCATGACAAAGTGTCGTTGGAGGCGGGGCTAAGGGCGGTGCTTCTTACATCCCGTATTCTGATTGAGCCATGTGGAATGGGGCGGAGCAGACTCACACACTACTGCAGAGCAGACCTACG ggggcgcTCTCCAGACTGGTATAATAAAGTGTTCGGACACCTGTGTGCAGTCGAAGCGTCTCGTATCCGGAGCTCTTTTCCAGTTCTCTCCGCTCGAGGACCTGAGACTAAAATCTGA